The following are encoded together in the Xanthomonas vesicatoria ATCC 35937 genome:
- a CDS encoding MlaC/ttg2D family ABC transporter substrate-binding protein: MKTTLLSAILASTLLVCAPATVLAQPAAASASAQGAATKTVIDSSTRILTTLDQRRAEFRSNPAALRQYINGELNKAFDRDYSARLVLGVHGRGASDADIKLFADALAENLMQRYGTALLNFEGKPTFRAKSESALPGNRGVKVSTDLLRAGNDPTPVDYLMRNSGGQWKIFDVMIEGISYVQTFKTQFDGPLREKGIAKVAADLRSGNLQVGAAPANGK; this comes from the coding sequence ATGAAGACCACCCTGCTCTCTGCCATTCTGGCCTCGACCCTGCTGGTGTGCGCACCGGCCACCGTGCTGGCCCAGCCGGCTGCCGCCAGCGCGTCCGCGCAAGGCGCGGCTACCAAGACCGTCATCGATAGCAGCACCCGCATCCTGACCACGCTGGACCAGCGCCGCGCCGAGTTCCGCAGCAACCCTGCCGCGCTGCGCCAGTACATCAATGGCGAATTGAACAAGGCCTTCGACCGCGACTACTCCGCGCGCCTGGTGCTGGGCGTGCATGGCCGCGGCGCGTCCGACGCAGACATCAAGCTGTTTGCCGACGCGCTGGCCGAGAACCTGATGCAGCGCTACGGCACCGCGCTGCTCAACTTCGAAGGCAAGCCGACCTTCCGTGCCAAGTCCGAAAGCGCGCTGCCGGGCAACCGCGGCGTGAAGGTATCCACCGACCTGCTGCGCGCCGGCAACGACCCGACCCCGGTCGACTACCTGATGCGCAACAGCGGTGGCCAGTGGAAGATCTTCGACGTGATGATCGAAGGCATTTCCTACGTGCAGACCTTCAAGACCCAGTTCGATGGCCCGTTGCGCGAGAAGGGCATCGCCAAGGTCGCCGCCGATCTGCGCAGCGGCAACCTGCAGGTCGGTGCGGCACCGGCCAATGGCAAGTAA
- the mlaD gene encoding outer membrane lipid asymmetry maintenance protein MlaD, with protein MAMRGPRLEFAVGAFLLLTLASLLVLAVASTNQRWGFGSSQYTLIARFSQIGQLRAQAPVKIGGVTIGKVADISLDPTKFDSVVTLSLDTKYKDLPADTSAGIFTSGLLGESYIGLQPGGDPETLKPGEEIGFTQPAVDLLQLVGKYMFSGGGDKSAADGQAAPPAQPASPSTEPHQ; from the coding sequence ATGGCCATGCGTGGACCACGACTCGAATTCGCCGTTGGCGCCTTTTTGCTGCTGACCCTGGCCTCGCTGCTGGTGCTGGCGGTGGCCTCGACCAACCAGCGCTGGGGCTTCGGTTCCAGCCAGTACACCCTGATCGCGCGCTTCAGCCAGATCGGCCAGCTGCGCGCGCAGGCGCCGGTGAAGATCGGCGGGGTGACCATCGGCAAGGTGGCCGACATCAGCCTGGATCCGACCAAGTTCGATTCGGTGGTGACGCTGTCGCTGGACACGAAATACAAGGACCTGCCCGCCGACACCTCGGCCGGCATCTTCACCAGCGGACTGCTCGGCGAGAGCTATATCGGTCTGCAGCCGGGCGGCGACCCGGAGACGCTCAAGCCGGGCGAAGAGATCGGCTTCACCCAGCCGGCGGTGGATCTGCTGCAGCTGGTCGGCAAGTACATGTTCAGTGGCGGCGGTGATAAATCCGCTGCAGACGGTCAGGCCGCCCCGCCTGCCCAGCCCGCTTCTCCCTCTACGGAACCGCATCAATGA
- a CDS encoding zinc-binding alcohol dehydrogenase family protein: protein MKAIAYPQHGLPIDDPRALVALDLPLPAPGPRDLRVRIHAISVNPVDTKVRANAAVDAPRVLGWDASGVVDAVGSAVSLFQPGDAVYYAGTLNRPGTNAEYHLVDERLVGRKPTTLDDASAAALPLTAITAWELLFHRLRIAEDGGQGQTLLVVGAAGGVGSILVQLARTLTKLTVIGTASRPQTQDWVYALGAHHVIDHTQPLSEGLQRIGIAQVEHVASLTHTDQHFAQLVEVLAPQGQLALIDDPATLDVLPLKRKSASLHWEFMFTRSLFETDDMIAQHHLLNRVAALVDSGTLRSTLGEHYGRITVDNLRRAHAALESHRTRGKLVLEGF from the coding sequence ATGAAAGCCATCGCCTACCCGCAACACGGTCTGCCCATCGACGACCCGCGCGCGCTGGTCGCGCTCGACCTGCCGCTGCCCGCGCCCGGCCCGCGCGATCTACGCGTGCGCATCCATGCCATCTCGGTCAATCCGGTCGATACCAAGGTGCGCGCCAATGCGGCGGTCGATGCGCCGCGTGTGCTCGGCTGGGACGCCAGCGGCGTGGTCGATGCGGTGGGCAGCGCAGTCAGCCTGTTCCAGCCTGGCGATGCGGTGTACTACGCCGGCACCTTGAATCGCCCGGGCACCAATGCCGAATACCACCTAGTGGACGAACGCCTGGTCGGGCGCAAGCCGACCACGCTCGATGACGCCTCGGCCGCCGCATTGCCGCTGACCGCGATCACCGCCTGGGAATTGCTGTTCCACCGCCTGCGCATCGCCGAAGACGGCGGGCAGGGCCAGACATTGCTGGTGGTCGGCGCCGCCGGTGGCGTCGGCTCGATCCTGGTGCAGCTGGCGCGCACGCTGACCAAGCTGACCGTGATCGGCACCGCCTCGCGGCCGCAGACGCAGGATTGGGTGTATGCGCTCGGCGCCCACCATGTCATCGACCACACCCAGCCGCTGAGCGAGGGCCTGCAGCGCATCGGCATCGCCCAGGTCGAGCACGTCGCCAGCCTGACCCACACCGACCAGCACTTCGCCCAGCTGGTCGAGGTGCTCGCGCCGCAGGGCCAGCTGGCGCTGATCGACGACCCGGCCACGCTCGATGTGCTGCCGCTCAAGCGCAAGAGCGCGTCGCTGCACTGGGAATTCATGTTCACCCGCTCGCTGTTCGAGACCGACGACATGATTGCCCAGCACCACCTGCTCAACCGCGTCGCCGCGCTGGTGGACAGCGGCACGCTGCGCAGCACGCTAGGCGAGCACTACGGCCGCATTACCGTCGACAACCTGCGCCGCGCCCACGCCGCACTGGAATCGCATCGCACCCGCGGCAAGCTGGTGCTGGAAGGCTTCTGA
- the rmuC gene encoding DNA recombination protein RmuC, with the protein MLQLLALLRRPSTTALEHALRAEQRDGRGELREQLEGLARQQDGRLETFARNLTELSTRTDQRLDLLRDALGEDARKAREESGLAQQRTGELLTLRLTELRTQLEGFGQQQETRIHVFGQQLTDLIARTDTHMAALREALAEDARKSRAEAGESQQRFTEALGQRLSELTQRNELRIGEMRATLEQQLASLQSDNASKLELMRATVDEKLQTTLNTRLDASFKLVSERLEQVQRGLGEMQQLATGVGDLKRVLTNVKDRGGWGEVQLENILEQTLTMEQYARGVRVKPDSAEAVDFAIRLPGRGDDTVVWLPVDAKFPREDYERLIDAQEKGDLDAIKNSTAQLERAIRVQAKSISDKYVCPPHTTDFAVMFLPTEGLYAEVIRRAGLVDLLQREHRVVLAGPTTFTALLNSLQMGFRTLAIEKRSSEVWQVLGAVKSEFGKFAGILEKAERQISTVGKSLGEASRKTRTIERRLRGVETLAGEQSQALLDDAANGTDDDAGDEQE; encoded by the coding sequence GTGTTGCAGCTGCTGGCCCTGCTGCGGCGTCCTTCCACTACCGCGCTGGAGCATGCGCTGCGCGCCGAACAACGCGACGGACGCGGCGAACTGCGCGAGCAACTCGAAGGCCTGGCGCGGCAGCAGGACGGGCGCCTGGAAACCTTCGCGCGCAATCTCACCGAACTGTCCACCCGCACCGATCAACGTCTGGACCTGCTGCGCGACGCGCTTGGCGAAGATGCCCGCAAGGCACGCGAAGAGAGCGGCCTGGCGCAGCAGCGCACCGGCGAATTGCTGACCCTGCGGCTCACCGAACTGCGCACCCAGCTCGAAGGCTTCGGCCAGCAGCAGGAAACCCGCATCCACGTCTTCGGGCAGCAACTGACCGACCTGATCGCACGCACCGACACCCATATGGCCGCCTTGCGCGAGGCGCTGGCCGAGGATGCCCGCAAGAGCCGCGCCGAAGCCGGGGAGTCGCAGCAACGCTTCACCGAAGCGCTTGGTCAACGCCTGAGCGAACTCACCCAGCGCAACGAACTGCGCATCGGTGAAATGCGCGCCACGCTGGAACAGCAACTGGCCAGCCTGCAAAGCGACAACGCCAGCAAACTGGAACTGATGCGCGCCACCGTCGACGAAAAACTGCAGACCACGCTCAACACGCGCCTGGATGCGTCTTTCAAACTCGTCTCCGAGCGCCTGGAACAGGTGCAGCGCGGCCTGGGCGAAATGCAGCAACTGGCTACCGGCGTGGGCGATCTCAAGCGCGTGCTCACCAACGTCAAGGACCGCGGCGGCTGGGGCGAAGTGCAGCTGGAGAACATCCTCGAGCAGACGCTGACGATGGAGCAGTACGCGCGCGGCGTGCGGGTCAAACCCGACAGCGCCGAAGCGGTGGATTTTGCGATACGCCTGCCCGGGCGCGGCGACGACACCGTGGTATGGCTGCCGGTCGACGCCAAGTTCCCGCGCGAGGACTACGAGCGTCTGATCGACGCGCAGGAAAAAGGCGACCTGGACGCGATCAAAAATTCCACCGCCCAGCTGGAACGCGCCATCCGCGTGCAGGCCAAGTCGATCAGCGACAAGTACGTCTGCCCGCCGCATACGACGGATTTTGCGGTGATGTTCCTGCCCACCGAAGGCCTGTATGCCGAAGTCATCCGTCGCGCCGGCCTGGTCGATCTGCTGCAGCGCGAGCATCGCGTGGTGCTGGCTGGCCCGACCACCTTCACCGCCTTGCTCAACAGCCTGCAAATGGGCTTCCGCACGCTGGCGATCGAAAAACGCTCCAGCGAGGTCTGGCAGGTGTTAGGTGCAGTGAAGAGCGAGTTCGGCAAGTTCGCCGGCATTCTGGAGAAGGCCGAGCGGCAGATCAGCACCGTCGGCAAGAGCCTGGGCGAGGCCAGCCGCAAGACCCGCACCATCGAACGCCGATTGCGCGGTGTGGAAACCCTGGCCGGCGAGCAATCGCAGGCGCTGCTGGACGATGCCGCAAACGGCACCGACGACGACGCCGGCGACGAGCAGGAATAA
- a CDS encoding glutathione S-transferase family protein, which translates to MLDIYGKPTSINVRKVLWLCDELALDYRLHAYGSGFAPVDTPDFLALNPNGLVPVIGDGALVLWESNTICRYLAARCRREDLLPTAPAARALVEQWMDWQATELNTAWRYAFMATVRGSAAHTDPHSIAASVSEWNRHMAILDAQLQRAGPYALGADFTLADIVLGLSTQRWFASPIERPPLPAIAVYYALLQTRAGFQRHGCSAP; encoded by the coding sequence ATGCTGGACATCTACGGAAAGCCGACATCGATTAACGTGCGCAAGGTGCTGTGGCTGTGCGACGAGTTGGCGCTGGACTACCGCTTGCACGCCTATGGCAGCGGGTTCGCCCCAGTCGACACACCCGACTTTCTGGCGCTCAACCCGAACGGCCTGGTACCGGTGATCGGCGATGGCGCGCTGGTGTTGTGGGAGTCCAATACCATCTGCCGTTACCTGGCTGCACGCTGCCGGCGCGAGGATCTGCTGCCGACCGCGCCGGCCGCGCGTGCCTTGGTCGAACAGTGGATGGACTGGCAGGCCACCGAACTCAACACTGCCTGGCGCTACGCGTTCATGGCCACCGTGCGTGGCAGCGCGGCGCATACCGACCCGCACAGCATCGCCGCCAGCGTGTCCGAGTGGAACCGGCACATGGCCATCCTGGACGCGCAACTGCAGCGCGCGGGGCCTTACGCACTGGGCGCGGACTTCACATTGGCCGATATCGTGCTGGGCCTGTCGACGCAGCGCTGGTTCGCCAGTCCCATCGAGCGTCCACCGCTGCCGGCAATTGCCGTGTATTACGCGCTCTTGCAAACGCGGGCGGGCTTTCAGCGTCACGGCTGCAGTGCGCCTTAA
- a CDS encoding STAS domain-containing protein, producing MASNSIVQRNGDTLALTGVLDRAAVTAAWPQAIAQLDGVRTLDLTGVQRLDSAGVAMLAELAARLRGNGTAAVVGEASGLDELRAAYRLSPTLDFQA from the coding sequence ATGGCAAGTAACAGCATCGTGCAACGCAACGGCGACACGTTGGCATTGACCGGCGTGCTCGACCGTGCGGCAGTCACTGCGGCCTGGCCGCAGGCGATCGCCCAGCTAGATGGCGTGCGCACGCTGGACCTGACAGGTGTACAACGCCTAGACAGCGCCGGCGTTGCGATGCTGGCCGAACTGGCCGCGCGCCTGCGCGGCAACGGCACTGCGGCGGTGGTGGGCGAGGCGTCCGGTCTGGACGAATTGCGCGCCGCCTATCGCTTGTCCCCCACTCTCGATTTTCAGGCCTGA
- a CDS encoding glutathione peroxidase produces MSQTLYDIPVTRIEGEPTTLADYRGKVLLVVNVASKCGLTPQYEGLEALYRDKQAQGLEVLAFPANDFNGQEPGSEAEIAQFCQLTYDVTFPMFSKIAVTGTDTHPLYQALTSARPSATGDGPMREKLAGYGIAANPAPGVLWNFEKFLIGRDGKIIDRFAPDVPAGDARLRAAVDAALAA; encoded by the coding sequence ATGAGCCAGACGCTGTACGACATTCCCGTGACCCGCATCGAAGGCGAGCCGACCACCCTGGCCGACTACCGCGGCAAGGTGCTGCTGGTGGTCAACGTCGCCTCCAAGTGTGGCCTCACCCCGCAATACGAGGGCCTGGAAGCGCTGTACCGCGACAAGCAGGCGCAGGGCCTGGAAGTGCTGGCGTTTCCGGCCAACGACTTCAACGGCCAGGAGCCCGGCAGCGAGGCGGAGATTGCACAGTTCTGCCAGCTCACCTACGACGTCACCTTCCCGATGTTCTCCAAGATCGCCGTCACCGGGACCGACACCCATCCGCTGTACCAGGCCCTGACCAGCGCACGCCCGAGCGCCACCGGCGATGGCCCGATGCGCGAGAAACTCGCCGGCTACGGCATTGCCGCAAACCCCGCGCCGGGCGTGCTGTGGAACTTTGAAAAATTCCTGATCGGCCGCGACGGCAAGATCATCGATCGCTTCGCTCCCGACGTGCCGGCAGGCGATGCACGTCTTCGCGCAGCGGTGGATGCGGCGTTAGCCGCTTAA
- a CDS encoding LysR family transcriptional regulator produces the protein MVRFDDLALFVRTAALGSFSNAAREADLLPGQVSAAVARLERALDLRLFARSTRSLRLTAEGEQYLPYARQVLELLRDGREQVRGHDTELQGVLQVTAPSDLGRNVLLPWLTEFRAAHPRLRLRLHLSDQVADLYRAPVDVAFRLGRIDDAEHVALPLAPHNRRVLVAAPTYLQRHGQPATLDALREHACLLYLLAGRAYDRWQFELEGRRHVVPVRGAMLCDDADIVRRWAVAGEGIAYKSWLDVCADVQAGRLQVLFPDCGDRLPLHLVCPHRKQFSPAVRQLHALFAQRCQAMTALYPQASAH, from the coding sequence ATGGTCCGCTTCGACGACTTGGCGCTGTTCGTGCGCACCGCGGCGCTGGGCAGTTTTTCCAATGCCGCGCGCGAGGCCGACCTGCTGCCTGGCCAGGTCAGCGCGGCAGTGGCGCGGCTGGAGCGGGCGCTGGACCTGCGCCTGTTTGCGCGTTCCACGCGCAGCCTGCGGCTGACTGCGGAGGGAGAGCAATACCTGCCCTATGCACGGCAGGTGCTGGAGCTGCTGCGCGATGGGCGCGAGCAGGTGCGCGGGCACGACACCGAACTGCAGGGCGTGCTGCAGGTGACCGCCCCATCGGATCTGGGCCGCAATGTGCTGCTGCCGTGGCTGACCGAGTTCCGCGCCGCGCATCCGCGTCTGCGGCTGCGCCTGCATCTGTCCGACCAGGTGGCGGACCTGTACCGCGCGCCGGTGGATGTAGCGTTCCGACTGGGGCGTATCGACGATGCGGAGCATGTGGCCCTGCCACTGGCGCCGCACAACCGGCGGGTACTGGTCGCCGCGCCGACCTATCTGCAACGGCACGGGCAGCCGGCCACGCTGGATGCGCTACGCGAGCACGCCTGCCTGCTGTATCTGCTGGCCGGGCGCGCCTACGACCGCTGGCAGTTCGAACTGGAGGGACGTCGCCACGTGGTACCGGTGCGCGGCGCGATGCTGTGCGACGACGCCGATATCGTGCGGCGCTGGGCGGTGGCAGGCGAAGGCATCGCCTATAAATCGTGGCTGGATGTGTGCGCCGACGTGCAGGCAGGGCGCTTGCAGGTGCTGTTTCCTGACTGTGGCGACCGCCTGCCGTTGCACCTGGTGTGCCCGCATCGCAAGCAGTTTTCGCCGGCGGTGCGGCAGCTGCACGCGCTATTTGCGCAGCGCTGCCAGGCGATGACGGCGTTGTACCCGCAGGCGTCCGCGCATTGA
- a CDS encoding ABC transporter ATP-binding protein, giving the protein MTASASSVVQLSGIRIDRGGRTILRDVSLDVPRGSITAVLGPSGSGKSTLLAALTGELRPVAGTVTLFGNAIPTGSRALLEMRRNVGVLLQGNGLLTDLSVADNVALPLRTHTRLPAPVLQRLVQMKLHAVGLLAAADAWPRELSGGMARRVALARALALDPPLMIYDEPLTGLDPIASGVIMSLIQRLNDSLGLTSIIVSHHVHETLPISDQAVVIANGGIVFAGTPAQLQDSTDPLVQQFLHGQPDGPIAFDAAPRRDRSAA; this is encoded by the coding sequence ATGACGGCGTCCGCCTCTTCTGTCGTGCAACTGTCCGGTATCCGCATCGATCGCGGCGGGCGGACGATTCTGCGCGACGTATCGCTCGACGTGCCACGCGGCAGCATCACCGCCGTGCTCGGTCCGTCCGGTAGCGGCAAGTCCACGCTGCTGGCGGCATTGACCGGCGAGCTGCGCCCGGTTGCCGGCACGGTCACCTTGTTCGGCAACGCCATTCCCACCGGTAGCCGGGCACTGCTGGAGATGCGCCGCAACGTCGGCGTGTTGCTGCAGGGCAATGGCCTGCTCACCGACCTGAGCGTGGCCGACAACGTCGCGCTGCCGCTGCGCACCCACACGCGACTGCCGGCGCCGGTGCTGCAGCGCCTGGTACAGATGAAGCTGCATGCGGTGGGCCTGCTGGCCGCTGCCGATGCCTGGCCGCGCGAGTTGTCCGGCGGCATGGCACGGCGTGTGGCACTGGCGCGCGCGCTGGCGCTGGACCCGCCGTTGATGATCTACGACGAACCGCTGACCGGGCTGGACCCGATCGCCTCGGGCGTGATCATGAGCCTGATCCAGCGCCTCAATGACAGCCTGGGCCTGACCAGTATCATCGTCAGCCACCACGTGCACGAAACTCTGCCGATCAGCGACCAGGCAGTGGTGATCGCCAATGGCGGCATCGTGTTCGCCGGCACCCCGGCGCAGTTGCAGGACAGCACCGACCCGCTGGTGCAGCAGTTCCTGCACGGCCAGCCGGATGGCCCGATCGCTTTCGATGCGGCGCCGCGCCGCGACCGGAGTGCTGCCTGA
- a CDS encoding MlaE family lipid ABC transporter permease subunit, giving the protein MAFVESIRAFGRAGLFSLTVLRGSLPTRDFIAELVREIYKVGARSLPIIAVGGAFVGLVLTLQGYRTLTTYGASDALSTLLGLSLYRELAPVLTALLFIGRAGSSIAAELGLMRATDQIKALELMAIDPVAKAVAPRFWAAVLTVPLLTGVFCSLAITGGYFEAVHVLGIDNGTFWSGLSNSVDFWDDFGVAMLKSAIFGGTAALVAAYVGFHAEPTIEGTSIATTRAVVNASLLVLMFNFVLSAMLFR; this is encoded by the coding sequence ATGGCCTTCGTCGAATCGATTCGCGCCTTCGGTCGCGCCGGGCTGTTTTCGTTGACCGTGCTGCGCGGCTCGTTGCCCACGCGCGATTTCATTGCCGAGCTGGTGCGCGAGATCTACAAGGTCGGCGCGCGCTCGCTGCCCATTATCGCCGTCGGCGGCGCCTTCGTCGGGCTGGTGCTGACCTTGCAGGGCTACCGCACGCTCACCACCTATGGTGCGTCGGACGCGCTGTCCACGCTGCTGGGGCTGTCGCTGTACCGCGAACTGGCACCGGTGCTGACCGCGTTGTTGTTCATCGGCCGCGCCGGCAGCTCGATCGCGGCCGAGCTCGGCTTGATGCGCGCCACCGACCAGATCAAGGCGCTGGAGCTGATGGCCATCGACCCGGTGGCCAAGGCAGTGGCGCCGCGCTTCTGGGCGGCAGTGCTGACGGTGCCGCTGCTGACCGGCGTGTTCTGCTCGCTGGCGATCACCGGCGGCTATTTCGAAGCCGTGCACGTGCTGGGCATCGACAACGGCACATTCTGGTCGGGGCTGAGCAACAGCGTCGATTTCTGGGACGACTTCGGTGTGGCGATGCTCAAGTCGGCGATCTTCGGCGGCACGGCGGCGCTGGTCGCCGCCTACGTGGGCTTTCATGCCGAGCCGACCATCGAAGGCACCTCCATCGCCACCACCCGCGCGGTGGTGAATGCCTCGTTGCTGGTGCTGATGTTCAACTTCGTCCTTTCTGCAATGTTGTTTAGGTGA
- a CDS encoding FRG domain-containing protein produces the protein MEEKKVVSLHELEKYAEALKTECGARSSDGDRYVSPILFRGQSRAEWKLETTLERFGKKDLSLDEYARYLAKVKPGIEAYTDRLFEFNLRNQKVPGTTFPLSQISLLAGQYEFMVYLRHHGFPTPLLDWSRSLYVALFFACSGQDHQGDSALYMYVENLGFGKGGVVGSPEIATLGQYVTAHKRHFIQQSEYTACIGKFDDDWCYLQHESAMGGVTDRQDRLEKFVIPAQLRRTFLRQLDAMNINPFSLFGTEESLMQMLAFREISN, from the coding sequence ATGGAAGAAAAAAAAGTAGTAAGTCTGCATGAGTTGGAAAAGTATGCAGAAGCGCTTAAAACCGAGTGTGGTGCGAGGTCTTCGGATGGCGATCGTTACGTATCGCCAATCTTGTTTCGTGGCCAGTCACGAGCGGAATGGAAGTTGGAGACGACTTTGGAGCGCTTTGGAAAAAAAGATCTTTCTCTCGATGAGTATGCTCGCTACCTAGCCAAGGTTAAGCCCGGAATCGAAGCTTATACAGATAGATTATTCGAATTCAATCTGCGAAATCAGAAAGTTCCTGGGACCACGTTCCCCTTGTCCCAGATCAGCCTACTGGCGGGGCAGTATGAATTCATGGTTTACCTAAGGCATCATGGATTTCCTACTCCTTTACTTGATTGGAGTAGATCGCTGTATGTTGCTTTGTTCTTCGCTTGCAGTGGTCAAGATCATCAGGGAGATTCCGCGCTTTACATGTATGTAGAAAACTTGGGATTTGGAAAGGGTGGTGTAGTTGGCTCTCCCGAGATTGCCACTCTGGGTCAATACGTGACTGCGCATAAACGACATTTTATTCAGCAGTCCGAGTACACGGCATGCATTGGCAAGTTTGACGACGATTGGTGTTATTTGCAGCATGAATCTGCCATGGGCGGAGTAACAGATAGGCAAGATAGGTTGGAAAAGTTTGTTATACCTGCGCAACTTAGACGAACGTTTTTACGCCAACTTGATGCAATGAATATCAACCCTTTTTCTCTGTTCGGCACTGAAGAGTCGCTCATGCAAATGCTGGCCTTTCGAGAAATAAGTAATTAA
- a CDS encoding MlaA family lipoprotein has product MTQLRTLPLLACLLLGACASHTPKSAPPSASADTSSSTETPVRDDSGVTAQPAAAGFAAPDAVPANVAAASAQPSAAGTDTAGAPTSAEDDFAALYGTATPQAGADGAPAQPGAAPAYDPWERYNRGMHRFNMAVDRGVARPLATGYTKVVPQPARLGVTNFFDNLGTPLTMVNQLLQGHPVYAAQSLGRFVMNTTLGVAGLFDPASAAGIPRRSEDFGQTLGVWGWRNSRYFELPLFGPRTVRDTFGLGGDIPLSPLRQVDDSGARFALQGLQLVDTRSQLMSLDSLRDQAPDEYALTRDAWMQRRNYQIVRDLRSHRDKNNELPDYLREDKDSTVPVDAMPIPNWVR; this is encoded by the coding sequence ATGACCCAGTTACGCACCCTCCCCTTGCTGGCCTGCCTGCTGTTAGGTGCCTGCGCCAGCCACACGCCAAAGTCGGCACCGCCGTCGGCCAGTGCCGATACTTCGTCCAGTACGGAAACCCCGGTGCGCGACGATTCCGGCGTGACCGCGCAACCGGCGGCCGCCGGCTTCGCCGCGCCCGACGCGGTGCCCGCCAACGTGGCCGCAGCCTCTGCCCAGCCGTCCGCTGCCGGCACCGACACCGCCGGTGCGCCCACCTCGGCCGAAGACGACTTCGCTGCGCTGTATGGCACGGCCACGCCACAGGCAGGCGCCGATGGTGCGCCGGCGCAGCCGGGTGCCGCACCGGCCTACGACCCGTGGGAGCGCTACAACCGCGGCATGCACCGCTTCAACATGGCGGTGGACCGTGGCGTGGCGCGTCCGCTGGCCACTGGCTACACCAAGGTGGTGCCGCAACCGGCACGCCTGGGCGTGACCAACTTCTTCGACAACCTCGGCACGCCGTTGACCATGGTCAACCAGCTGCTGCAGGGCCATCCGGTCTATGCGGCGCAGTCGCTGGGGCGCTTTGTCATGAATACCACCTTGGGCGTGGCCGGCCTGTTCGATCCGGCCAGCGCGGCCGGGATTCCGCGGCGCAGCGAAGACTTCGGCCAGACGCTGGGCGTGTGGGGCTGGCGCAACTCGCGTTACTTCGAGCTGCCGTTGTTCGGCCCACGCACCGTGCGCGACACCTTCGGCCTGGGCGGCGACATCCCGCTGTCGCCGTTGCGCCAGGTGGACGACAGCGGCGCACGTTTCGCACTGCAGGGCTTGCAGCTGGTGGACACGCGTTCGCAACTGATGTCGCTGGATTCGCTGCGCGACCAGGCACCGGACGAATACGCGCTGACGCGCGATGCCTGGATGCAGCGCCGCAATTACCAGATCGTGCGCGATCTGCGCAGCCACCGCGACAAGAACAACGAGCTGCCGGATTATCTGCGCGAAGACAAGGACAGCACGGTGCCGGTGGACGCGATGCCGATCCCCAACTGGGTGCGTTGA